One Chloroflexota bacterium genomic region harbors:
- a CDS encoding guanylate kinase, giving the protein MTEKTPPFNFYDPQPLMIVISGISAAGKDSVVRHLEKRGLPIHFVVTATSRPPRPNETHGVDYFFVTRAEFEQMIADDELIEYAKVYSDYKGVPKAQVRQAMASGKDVVMRIDVQGAKTMREKFPEAVLIFLTTNSEEEFIQRLTARGTESPEEMQLRIVTAYRELETSTLFDYVVINANDHLDEAVNDIIAIISAEHHRVEHRKVSL; this is encoded by the coding sequence ATGACAGAGAAAACCCCACCCTTTAACTTTTATGATCCCCAACCGCTGATGATCGTGATCTCTGGCATTTCCGCTGCCGGGAAAGACAGCGTGGTGCGGCATCTGGAAAAACGCGGTCTGCCGATTCATTTTGTCGTCACAGCCACATCGCGCCCGCCGCGCCCCAACGAAACGCACGGCGTGGATTATTTTTTCGTCACCCGCGCCGAGTTTGAGCAAATGATCGCTGATGACGAGTTGATTGAATATGCCAAAGTGTATAGCGACTACAAAGGCGTGCCCAAAGCACAAGTCCGGCAGGCAATGGCCAGCGGCAAAGATGTTGTCATGCGCATTGATGTGCAGGGCGCCAAAACCATGCGCGAAAAATTTCCCGAAGCCGTGCTGATCTTTCTCACCACCAACAGTGAAGAAGAATTCATCCAGCGGCTAACCGCCCGCGGCACTGAAAGCCCTGAAGAAATGCAACTGCGCATTGTCACGGCCTACCGCGAACTCGAAACCAGCACGCTGTTTGACTATGTTGTTATCAACGCCAACGACCATCTCGATGAAGCCGTCAATGATATTATCGCCATCATCAGCGCAGAACACCATCGTGTGGAACATCGAAAGGTAAGCCTGTGA
- a CDS encoding zinc ribbon domain-containing protein: protein MPTYQYRCLDCKRPFEIFLSYSDYESYIPLCPRCQSEHVQRRIGRIRIAKSDERRFENMADPAALEGLEDDPRALGRMMRQMGSELGEELPPEFDEVVDRLEKGQSPEEIEQALPDLADDAGMDDFDGGL from the coding sequence ATGCCAACTTATCAATATCGTTGCCTAGATTGCAAGCGACCTTTTGAAATTTTTTTATCGTATTCAGATTATGAGAGCTACATACCGCTTTGCCCGCGCTGCCAAAGCGAGCATGTGCAACGGCGCATCGGGCGGATTCGGATTGCCAAATCGGACGAACGGCGTTTTGAAAATATGGCTGACCCCGCTGCGCTGGAGGGGCTGGAGGACGATCCGCGTGCCTTGGGGCGGATGATGCGTCAAATGGGGAGCGAACTTGGCGAGGAACTGCCTCCCGAATTTGACGAGGTGGTGGATCGGCTGGAAAAGGGGCAAAGCCCTGAAGAGATAGAGCAAGCCCTGCCCGATCTCGCCGACGATGCCGGTATGGATGACTTCGACGGCGGCCTATAG